From Arcobacter sp. CECT 8986, a single genomic window includes:
- a CDS encoding LysR family transcriptional regulator, protein MDSNLLKVFLSVANNRSFSKASVELNCAQSNVTARIKQLEKSIDKTLFYRSSKGIILTDIAKKLLPYANEVVNSINKAEDFLKHIDHEETLKIGSTESNAATRIVTLLNKIHTKYPKMNLELTTSPTEDLKELLINYKIDIAFISGKPQEKEFKILKEYKEELVLLKSKKNKHSNNILSFKKGCTYKQYIEDYLKEQNLKYKNIEFGSLETILGCVKIGMGVSILPLSVIKKLNLEDELYIENLPEYMKNIHTYMICRVDNEPLISNYLKKQDL, encoded by the coding sequence ATGGACTCAAACCTTTTAAAAGTCTTTTTAAGTGTAGCAAACAACCGTAGCTTTTCTAAAGCATCAGTAGAATTAAACTGTGCACAATCAAATGTAACAGCAAGAATAAAACAATTAGAAAAAAGTATTGATAAAACTCTTTTTTATAGAAGTTCAAAAGGAATAATATTAACAGATATTGCAAAAAAGCTACTTCCATATGCAAATGAAGTAGTAAATAGTATAAATAAAGCAGAAGATTTTTTAAAACATATTGACCATGAAGAGACTCTAAAAATTGGTTCAACAGAATCAAATGCAGCAACAAGAATAGTAACACTACTAAATAAAATACATACAAAATATCCAAAAATGAATTTAGAATTAACTACTTCTCCAACAGAAGATTTAAAAGAGCTACTAATAAATTATAAAATTGATATTGCTTTTATAAGTGGTAAACCTCAAGAAAAAGAGTTTAAAATATTAAAAGAGTATAAAGAAGAGTTAGTATTACTAAAATCAAAAAAAAATAAACACTCAAATAATATCTTATCATTTAAAAAAGGTTGCACTTATAAACAATATATTGAAGATTATTTAAAAGAGCAAAATCTAAAATATAAAAATATAGAGTTTGGAAGTTTAGAAACAATCTTAGGTTGTGTAAAAATAGGAATGGGAGTATCAATTTTACCTCTAAGTGTGATAAAAAAATTAAATCTTGAAGATGAATTATATATAGAAAATTTACCAGAATATATGAAAAATATCCATACATATATGATATGTAGAGTTGATAATGAACCTTTAATATCTAACTATTTAAAAAAACAAGATTTATAA
- a CDS encoding adenosine deaminase: MKDFINNIPKAELHLHIEGTLEPELMFKLAKKNSVELEYKTIEDIKNAYNFTNLQSFLDIYYSGAKVLLTQEDFYELTYEYLKRCKQDNVIHTEIFFDPQTHTARNIDFKTVILGITKALEDGKNELGISSKLIMCFLRHLSQEDAFKTLEEAVEFKEKITGIGLDSSELGNPPAKFKDVFKKAKELGFKLVAHAGEEGSYEYINDALDLLNINRIDHGVQAINSKKLMQRLKDEQIALTVCPLSNTKLKVFNDMKEHNIKKMLDYGLNVTVNSDDPSYFGGYMNDNFHAITNSLDLTKEDIIKLVKNSFNSSFITKEEKENFIKKVDEFVKNN; the protein is encoded by the coding sequence ATGAAAGATTTTATAAATAACATTCCAAAAGCTGAATTACATTTACATATTGAAGGTACATTAGAGCCTGAATTAATGTTTAAATTAGCTAAAAAGAATAGTGTTGAACTTGAATACAAAACAATAGAAGATATAAAAAATGCTTATAACTTTACCAATTTACAGTCTTTTTTAGATATTTATTACAGTGGTGCTAAAGTTCTTTTAACACAAGAAGATTTTTATGAGCTAACTTATGAGTATTTAAAAAGATGTAAACAAGACAATGTAATACATACAGAAATATTTTTTGACCCACAAACGCATACAGCAAGAAATATAGATTTTAAAACAGTAATTTTAGGAATAACTAAAGCACTTGAAGATGGAAAAAATGAATTAGGGATAAGTTCAAAATTAATCATGTGCTTTTTAAGACATTTAAGTCAAGAAGATGCTTTTAAAACATTAGAAGAAGCAGTAGAATTTAAAGAAAAAATTACAGGAATTGGTCTTGATTCTTCAGAATTAGGAAATCCTCCTGCAAAATTTAAAGATGTTTTCAAAAAAGCTAAAGAGCTTGGATTTAAACTTGTAGCACATGCTGGTGAAGAAGGAAGTTATGAATATATAAATGATGCACTTGATTTATTAAATATTAATAGAATTGACCATGGAGTTCAAGCAATTAATAGTAAAAAATTAATGCAAAGATTAAAAGATGAGCAAATTGCACTAACAGTTTGTCCACTATCAAATACAAAGCTAAAAGTTTTCAATGATATGAAAGAGCACAATATAAAAAAAATGTTGGATTATGGATTGAATGTAACAGTTAATTCAGATGACCCATCTTATTTTGGTGGATATATGAATGATAACTTTCATGCAATTACAAATAGTTTAGATTTAACAAAAGAAGATATTATAAAACTTGTAAAAAACTCTTTTAACTCTTCATTTATAACAAAAGAAGAAAAAGAAAATTTCATCAAAAAAGTTGATGAGTTTGTAAAAAACAATTAA
- a CDS encoding DEAD/DEAH box helicase, with protein sequence MLKALSEKGYENPTSVQKKTIPVILNGKDIIASAKSGTGKTAAFLLPIIEKLKDEIDYTKKRVPRVLIIVPTRELVKQISQNLKDYAKYLDIKQSVAFGGVNNKVQAQKIQNGTDIIIATPGRLIDHIQNNAVNISSVNHIVLDEADTMLDMGFLKEIETILAQTSTYKQIMMFSATISQNVKKLAKDYLNNPTVIELTDVRQRVNIIEHTAYKVDSFKKIEMLSYLIGSKNYERVLVFVNTKKAADEITEHFNLDGLKTLCMHGDIKQSGRNKAIKQFKSGEIRVLVATDIAARGIDIEDLEYVVNFELPQSTDDFTHRVGRTGRANKKGNAITLICAKEYKELEKIEKDLMITIKREVLEGFELTEKQPRLFKPKKKKLTQKKKVEKKPTKKVASKKTTKRDENRSFRRK encoded by the coding sequence ATTTTAAAAGCATTAAGTGAAAAAGGTTATGAAAACCCAACTTCTGTACAAAAGAAAACTATTCCTGTTATATTAAACGGAAAAGATATTATAGCTTCAGCTAAAAGTGGTACAGGAAAAACTGCTGCTTTTTTACTTCCTATAATAGAAAAACTAAAAGATGAGATTGATTATACTAAAAAAAGAGTTCCAAGAGTTCTTATTATTGTACCTACAAGAGAGTTAGTAAAACAGATATCTCAAAATTTAAAAGATTATGCTAAATATTTAGATATAAAACAAAGTGTTGCATTTGGTGGAGTAAACAATAAAGTTCAAGCTCAAAAAATACAAAATGGAACAGATATTATTATTGCAACTCCTGGAAGATTAATTGACCATATTCAAAACAATGCAGTTAATATTTCAAGTGTAAATCATATTGTTTTAGATGAAGCAGATACTATGCTTGATATGGGATTTTTAAAAGAAATAGAAACAATACTTGCTCAAACAAGTACATATAAACAAATAATGATGTTTTCTGCAACAATATCTCAAAATGTAAAAAAATTAGCAAAAGATTATTTAAATAATCCAACTGTAATTGAACTAACAGATGTAAGACAAAGAGTAAACATAATTGAACATACAGCATATAAAGTAGATAGTTTTAAAAAAATAGAGATGCTATCTTACTTAATTGGTTCAAAAAACTACGAAAGAGTATTAGTATTTGTAAATACAAAAAAAGCAGCAGATGAAATTACGGAACATTTTAATTTAGATGGATTAAAAACGTTATGTATGCATGGAGATATCAAACAATCTGGAAGAAATAAAGCTATAAAACAGTTTAAAAGTGGAGAAATTAGAGTTCTAGTTGCAACTGATATTGCAGCAAGAGGAATTGATATTGAAGATTTAGAGTATGTAGTGAACTTTGAATTACCACAAAGTACTGATGACTTTACTCACAGAGTAGGAAGAACAGGAAGAGCAAATAAAAAAGGTAATGCAATTACTTTGATTTGTGCAAAAGAGTATAAAGAGTTAGAAAAAATTGAAAAAGATTTAATGATTACTATAAAAAGAGAAGTTTTAGAAGGTTTTGAATTAACTGAAAAACAACCAAGACTATTTAAACCTAAAAAGAAAAAACTAACTCAAAAGAAAAAAGTTGAAAAGAAACCTACAAAAAAAGTAGCATCTAAAAAAACAACAAAAAGAGATGAGAATAGAAGCTTTAGGAGAAAATAG
- the dgt gene encoding dGTPase: MIDYTKKLNTTREVYPISDIDNSVESDRGRIISTPAFRRLQKRTQVFPLELNAAVRSRLTHSIEVQQNSRYIAKTILDEIKKQGNFEKYNLNNLENAFVSISEMSSLLHDIGNPPFGHFAELSINDWMKNEGVDCLEKLYPKIKKENRSLKEKLVRDITNFDGNAQAIRIIKYLQRLNLSYSQTASVLKYTRGAFEKRPKDDDTLNYLKKKPGFYYSEKEFVKKVCDSLQMQKGCRFPLTYIMEAADDISYLTADIEDAVDKGVFTLDDLYNYVVKECKKVNKKYDKEETFLLDLIEKYYKKAKEQEDEPYQFNLFLTLTRASLINHLVRYVAQVYLNNHQAIFDGTFNKAILDFDKTNKYSLAIEVLQNISIKYIYNNKEKQALELKGHAILHGLLNCYKPILELSSEDFLKLVSKQRIDCFVSARLIGRLSSKHIVAYSKAIEELDKKDKQKFNLLEWYYRARLIIDYISGMTDDFALDEYRKLTAI, translated from the coding sequence ATGATTGACTATACAAAAAAATTAAATACAACTAGAGAAGTTTATCCTATTAGTGATATTGATAATTCTGTTGAAAGTGATAGAGGAAGAATTATTTCAACTCCTGCTTTTAGAAGACTACAAAAAAGAACGCAAGTTTTTCCATTGGAGTTAAATGCAGCAGTAAGAAGTAGATTAACTCACTCAATAGAAGTACAACAAAACTCAAGATATATAGCAAAAACAATTTTAGATGAGATAAAAAAACAAGGTAATTTTGAAAAATATAATTTAAACAATTTAGAAAATGCTTTTGTTTCAATTTCTGAAATGTCAAGTTTGTTGCATGATATTGGAAATCCTCCTTTTGGGCACTTTGCAGAACTTTCAATAAATGATTGGATGAAAAATGAAGGTGTTGATTGCCTAGAAAAACTATATCCTAAAATCAAAAAAGAGAATAGATCTTTGAAAGAAAAATTAGTAAGAGATATTACAAATTTTGATGGTAATGCACAAGCAATAAGAATAATAAAATATCTTCAAAGATTAAATCTATCTTATTCTCAAACTGCATCTGTTTTAAAATATACAAGAGGTGCTTTTGAAAAAAGACCAAAAGATGATGATACTTTAAATTATCTAAAGAAAAAACCAGGATTTTACTACTCTGAAAAAGAGTTTGTTAAAAAAGTTTGTGACTCTTTACAAATGCAAAAAGGGTGTAGATTTCCTCTTACATATATTATGGAAGCAGCAGATGATATCTCATATTTAACAGCAGATATTGAAGATGCAGTTGATAAAGGTGTATTTACTTTAGATGATTTATATAATTATGTTGTAAAAGAGTGTAAAAAAGTAAATAAAAAATATGATAAAGAAGAGACTTTTTTATTAGACTTAATAGAAAAATATTATAAAAAAGCAAAAGAGCAAGAAGATGAACCTTATCAGTTCAATCTATTTTTAACTTTGACAAGAGCTAGTTTGATTAATCATTTAGTAAGATATGTTGCTCAAGTATATTTAAATAATCATCAAGCAATTTTTGATGGAACTTTTAATAAAGCTATTTTAGATTTTGATAAAACAAATAAATATTCACTTGCAATTGAAGTTTTACAAAATATATCAATTAAATATATTTATAATAATAAAGAAAAACAAGCATTAGAGTTAAAAGGTCATGCAATATTACATGGGTTATTAAATTGTTATAAACCAATTTTAGAACTTTCAAGTGAAGACTTTTTAAAACTTGTATCAAAACAAAGAATAGATTGTTTTGTTTCAGCACGATTAATAGGTCGATTGTCTTCAAAACATATTGTTGCATACTCAAAAGCTATTGAAGAGTTAGACAAAAAAGATAAACAAAAATTTAATTTATTAGAGTGGTATTATAGAGCAAGATTAATAATTGATTATATTTCTGGAATGACAGATGATTTTGCTTTAGATGAGTATAGAAAACTAACTGCAATTTAA
- a CDS encoding YbfB/YjiJ family MFS transporter, producing MRNKMINFFDKKSNTNIIIAGIFALIIGMGVARFSFTSLLPAMLENRIDISFAGVLASINYFGYLLGAIFAIFIKSIKQKVLLFRIGLFISIITTLILGLNTDDFLWIISRFIAGFGSSMLMVIGSSLVMSRLKFDDKTKAMGIHFSGIGFSMVVADIVSRVVLNYASWEYSWIVLTIVAVILSFYSFYILDEQKGVNFTKIKTNAVKFDSFIIVLIFSYFTVGVGFVVQATFLPDIINSIKGLEGLGSNSWLLAGIAGIPSCIIWMRLAYKYGSSNIILVCMLLLIISILIPTMTNSMFFNLLSAFLYGATFIALVALFLNLGGKIAKSNPAFLMGALTSSYGIGQISAPLYSVALINEYKSYDSSLYLTAFILFLGVLVLYFNKNKEKKYASN from the coding sequence ATGAGAAATAAAATGATTAATTTTTTTGATAAAAAAAGTAATACAAATATAATTATTGCTGGAATCTTTGCTTTAATAATTGGTATGGGAGTAGCTAGATTTTCTTTTACTTCCTTATTGCCTGCCATGTTAGAAAATAGAATTGATATTAGTTTTGCAGGTGTTTTAGCTTCTATTAACTATTTTGGTTATTTATTAGGAGCGATTTTTGCTATTTTTATAAAAAGCATAAAACAAAAAGTACTACTTTTTAGAATAGGGTTATTTATAAGTATTATTACAACTTTAATTTTGGGATTAAATACAGATGATTTTTTATGGATTATTTCTAGATTTATAGCAGGTTTTGGATCATCAATGCTTATGGTTATTGGTTCATCATTAGTTATGAGCAGATTAAAATTTGATGACAAAACTAAAGCTATGGGAATACACTTTTCTGGTATTGGTTTTTCTATGGTTGTTGCAGATATAGTAAGTAGAGTTGTATTAAATTATGCAAGTTGGGAATATTCATGGATTGTTTTAACAATAGTAGCTGTTATTTTATCTTTTTATAGTTTTTATATTTTAGATGAGCAAAAAGGAGTTAATTTTACAAAGATAAAAACTAATGCAGTTAAATTTGATTCTTTTATTATTGTTTTAATTTTTTCATATTTTACTGTTGGTGTTGGTTTTGTTGTTCAAGCAACATTTTTACCTGATATTATTAATAGTATAAAAGGCTTGGAAGGTTTAGGTTCAAATAGTTGGCTTTTAGCAGGAATTGCTGGAATTCCTTCTTGTATAATTTGGATGAGGTTAGCTTATAAATATGGAAGTTCAAATATAATTTTAGTTTGTATGCTTTTATTAATTATTAGTATTTTGATACCAACTATGACAAATAGTATGTTCTTTAATCTATTGAGTGCTTTTTTATATGGAGCAACTTTTATAGCTTTAGTAGCACTATTTTTAAATTTGGGTGGAAAAATAGCAAAATCAAATCCAGCATTTTTGATGGGAGCATTAACTAGCTCTTATGGAATAGGGCAAATTAGTGCACCTTTATATTCTGTTGCACTAATAAATGAATATAAAAGTTATGATAGTAGTTTATATTTGACTGCTTTTATTCTTTTTTTAGGAGTACTTGTATTGTATTTTAATAAAAATAAGGAGAAAAAATATGCCAGTAATTAA
- a CDS encoding tautomerase family protein, whose translation MPVINVKMTHEDGGATKEQKELFAKKIANDFEEVFKRSSKNAVVIIEEINTDNYSIGGETITNIRKNKA comes from the coding sequence ATGCCAGTAATTAATGTAAAAATGACTCATGAAGATGGTGGTGCAACAAAAGAACAAAAAGAACTATTTGCAAAAAAAATAGCAAATGACTTTGAAGAAGTTTTTAAAAGAAGTTCAAAAAATGCTGTTGTTATTATAGAAGAGATTAATACAGATAATTATTCAATAGGTGGAGAAACTATTACAAATATTAGAAAAAATAAAGCTTAG